A genomic stretch from Bacillus sp. E(2018) includes:
- the sspO gene encoding small acid-soluble spore protein O has translation MGRNKANHSRPGMNAAKAQGKGAGYDTEFGNESLSLPNEKLSEAERQNNKKTKKRH, from the coding sequence ATGGGAAGAAATAAAGCTAACCACTCGCGTCCTGGGATGAATGCAGCAAAAGCTCAAGGTAAAGGAGCTGGGTACGATACAGAATTCGGTAATGAATCACTATCGTTACCTAATGAAAAATTAAGTGAAGCTGAGCGTCAGAACAATAAGAAAACGAAGAAACGACATTAA
- a CDS encoding small acid-soluble spore protein P: MGEHNTFKDIRKNAPKGENPGQPAPMSGSKKVKQRNHTGQNSGEGR, from the coding sequence ATGGGAGAGCATAATACGTTTAAAGATATTCGAAAGAACGCTCCTAAAGGAGAGAACCCTGGACAACCAGCTCCTATGAGTGGTTCTAAAAAAGTGAAGCAACGTAATCATACAGGACAAAACTCTGGAGAAGGCAGATAA
- the selA gene encoding L-seryl-tRNA(Sec) selenium transferase → MSKSDLFRQLPAVHEVVKDISSEVSGKPEKEITRAVQDAIKHWRENILNNRHAIDLKTDMRSLVKNSAKSNLAHPTDQIRSLINASGIVIHTNLGRSRLSEKSVERMSETARMYSNLEYNLEAGKRGSRHDLTEELIKQVTGAEAAMVVNNNAAAVYLILKALAKNKEVIVSRGELVEIGGSFRVSSIMEESGAKLREVGTTNKTHLFDYERALNDETGMIMKVHTSNFKVIGFTKEVPSSELMQLKKDNHDVVIYEDLGSGALYPFQSEGIGDEPLISSVINKGLDVVSFSGDKLLGGPQAGIIAGKKRIIEKLKKHQLARVLRVDKFTIAALNETLQSYLNEEYKEIPTVRDILKTPEEIRELVWRLKRRVEDHSSLNIRNVEEFSQVGGGTMPDVKLPTFCLGLKHSKGADYLARAFRNYRTPIIVRIKGEEVLLDLRTISEEELLTLEDAIRSID, encoded by the coding sequence TTGTCAAAATCTGATTTGTTCAGGCAGCTTCCTGCTGTCCATGAGGTCGTAAAAGATATCAGTTCTGAAGTGAGTGGCAAACCGGAAAAGGAAATAACACGAGCTGTTCAAGATGCGATTAAACATTGGCGGGAAAATATTCTCAACAACCGCCATGCTATTGACTTGAAAACTGATATGAGATCACTCGTGAAAAATTCAGCAAAATCTAATTTAGCTCATCCTACTGACCAGATCCGCTCATTGATTAATGCGAGCGGAATCGTTATACATACGAATCTAGGGCGTTCTAGACTCAGCGAGAAAAGTGTAGAACGGATGAGTGAAACAGCAAGGATGTATTCAAATCTGGAGTATAATTTGGAAGCGGGAAAAAGAGGCTCTAGGCATGATCTGACAGAAGAACTTATCAAACAAGTGACAGGTGCAGAAGCAGCGATGGTCGTGAACAATAATGCTGCAGCTGTTTACTTAATCCTTAAAGCGCTAGCTAAAAACAAAGAAGTCATTGTTTCTAGAGGTGAGCTTGTAGAAATAGGGGGCTCATTTCGTGTCTCTTCTATTATGGAAGAAAGTGGAGCGAAACTACGCGAGGTTGGAACGACGAATAAAACGCATCTCTTTGATTACGAAAGAGCATTGAATGATGAAACGGGTATGATCATGAAGGTTCATACAAGCAATTTTAAGGTGATCGGGTTCACGAAAGAAGTTCCATCTAGCGAATTGATGCAGTTAAAGAAGGATAACCATGATGTGGTAATCTACGAAGATCTCGGAAGTGGAGCTCTCTATCCTTTTCAGTCTGAAGGAATCGGTGATGAACCATTGATCTCCTCAGTTATTAATAAAGGACTAGATGTGGTGTCTTTTAGTGGAGATAAACTATTAGGCGGCCCGCAAGCTGGAATTATTGCTGGAAAGAAGAGAATCATCGAAAAATTAAAGAAACATCAGTTAGCTCGTGTTTTAAGAGTGGATAAGTTTACGATTGCTGCTTTAAACGAAACGTTGCAGTCGTATTTGAATGAAGAATATAAGGAAATTCCTACAGTTAGAGATATTTTAAAAACGCCTGAAGAGATCAGAGAGTTAGTATGGCGATTAAAAAGAAGGGTTGAAGATCATTCTTCATTAAACATCAGGAATGTAGAAGAGTTCTCTCAAGTTGGCGGAGGAACGATGCCAGATGTCAAATTGCCTACATTTTGTCTTGGACTTAAACACTCAAAAGGTGCAGATTACTTAGCAAGAGCTTTTCGTAACTATCGGACTCCTATTATCGTGAGAATTAAAGGGGAAGAAGTCCTACTGGATCTTAGAACGATTTCAGAAGAAGAGCTTTTGACACTTGAAGATGCGATACGTTCTATCGACTAA
- a CDS encoding Rdx family protein, which translates to MKVSIEFCMMUNFAPKAASLAEDLFNHFRSQISSLELIPSSGGVFEVSVNGEKIYSKKETGEFPDHDLIIQHLEKLKA; encoded by the coding sequence ATGAAAGTATCCATTGAATTCTGCATGATGTGAAACTTTGCACCAAAAGCCGCGAGTCTCGCGGAAGACCTGTTCAACCATTTTCGATCTCAAATATCATCGCTCGAACTGATTCCAAGCTCTGGTGGGGTGTTTGAAGTATCCGTCAATGGCGAGAAGATTTATTCAAAAAAAGAGACCGGAGAGTTTCCGGATCATGATCTGATCATACAACATTTAGAAAAATTAAAGGCTTAA
- the selD gene encoding selenide, water dikinase SelD, with protein MTSKDNVKLTHLSSKGGUGCKIGPEDLAQVLRHLPKREYDPNLLVGLDTSDDAGVYKLTDDLAMIQTVDFFTPIVDDPYMFGQIAAANSLSDVYAMGGRPTTVMNIVGFPINTLGHDVLAEILKGAADKVKESGAVLVGGHSIDDSEPKFGLSVTGLVHPSKVYKNVGAKPGDVLVLTKPIGVGIQTTAIKKDKLSVEQLQLVSETMAALNKTAAECLEGLSPNAVTDVTGFGLLGHATEMAKGTGEITIEIDYDRVPLLPGTTELAQEGIVPGGSKANHRWIKDDVQYGNDLSEWQQWILCDAVTSGGLLVSLPESKALEYVKRLHINGINDASIVGRVHSFSETPIKAN; from the coding sequence ATGACGAGTAAAGATAATGTTAAGCTCACTCACCTTTCCTCAAAAGGTGGCTGAGGCTGTAAAATTGGTCCAGAAGACCTGGCGCAAGTTTTGCGTCATCTACCAAAACGTGAATATGATCCAAATCTTTTAGTTGGTTTAGATACTTCAGACGATGCAGGAGTCTATAAGTTAACGGATGACCTTGCTATGATTCAGACTGTCGATTTCTTTACACCTATAGTAGACGATCCTTATATGTTCGGACAAATCGCTGCTGCTAATTCACTGAGTGATGTTTACGCGATGGGGGGACGACCTACAACCGTCATGAATATAGTAGGTTTTCCGATCAACACTCTCGGTCACGATGTTCTTGCTGAAATCCTTAAGGGAGCAGCCGATAAAGTGAAGGAATCTGGTGCAGTGCTTGTCGGAGGACACTCGATCGACGATTCAGAGCCTAAGTTCGGTCTGTCTGTTACAGGCCTCGTACATCCATCAAAAGTATATAAAAATGTTGGTGCGAAACCTGGAGATGTTCTTGTGTTAACAAAACCAATCGGTGTAGGTATACAAACCACAGCGATAAAAAAAGACAAGCTATCTGTCGAGCAGCTTCAGCTCGTCAGCGAAACGATGGCAGCATTGAATAAGACTGCTGCCGAATGTTTGGAAGGTCTGTCTCCAAACGCTGTTACAGATGTAACTGGATTTGGTCTTCTTGGTCATGCAACTGAGATGGCAAAAGGCACAGGAGAAATTACGATCGAGATCGATTATGATCGAGTACCACTCTTACCAGGCACTACAGAGCTTGCTCAAGAAGGAATTGTTCCTGGGGGTTCTAAAGCCAATCATCGTTGGATCAAAGATGATGTCCAATACGGAAACGACCTTTCCGAGTGGCAGCAATGGATATTATGTGATGCTGTAACTTCTGGGGGGTTACTCGTAAGTCTTCCTGAAAGTAAAGCCTTAGAATATGTGAAGAGACTTCATATTAATGGCATAAATGACGCAAGCATCGTCGGTCGTGTTCATTCATTCTCTGAAACACCGATCAAAGCCAATTAA
- the phnC gene encoding phosphonate ABC transporter ATP-binding protein, translating into MIEFKRVSVTYPGAKEPALADVNITFRKGEFVCVLGRSGAGKSTFIRCINGLQPVSEGYVKWENKMLSEMTHKETIEVRRKTGMIFQHFNLIPRMSVVQNILTGLFGYKKSYENLLGLFKSSDRLQALEAIDQVELTVEPTRRVEKLSGGQKQRVAIARALVQNPKVFLGDEPVASLDPGTADRIFQLLKETHVKRNLVSIINVHDVVLAKKFATRIIALKDGKLVFDGAPEEFDDKIYAEIYNHST; encoded by the coding sequence ATGATTGAATTTAAGCGTGTATCTGTCACGTATCCTGGTGCTAAAGAACCTGCACTAGCAGATGTGAATATCACTTTCCGAAAGGGAGAGTTTGTTTGTGTCTTAGGAAGAAGCGGTGCAGGAAAATCAACGTTTATCAGATGTATTAACGGTTTGCAGCCAGTATCCGAAGGTTATGTGAAATGGGAAAATAAAATGTTAAGTGAGATGACTCACAAAGAAACGATAGAAGTTCGCCGGAAAACAGGTATGATCTTTCAGCATTTTAATTTAATTCCGAGGATGAGTGTTGTTCAGAACATCTTAACGGGTCTGTTTGGATACAAAAAATCCTATGAAAATTTGCTAGGATTGTTTAAATCCAGTGATCGATTGCAAGCTCTAGAAGCAATTGATCAGGTTGAACTAACCGTTGAACCGACAAGACGAGTTGAGAAGTTAAGCGGTGGGCAGAAACAAAGAGTTGCTATTGCTCGAGCGCTCGTTCAAAACCCTAAAGTATTCTTAGGAGATGAACCTGTTGCGAGTTTGGATCCTGGAACGGCTGATCGCATTTTTCAGTTATTAAAAGAAACTCATGTAAAAAGAAATCTTGTTTCAATCATTAACGTACATGATGTCGTTCTCGCTAAGAAATTTGCGACAAGAATCATCGCGCTTAAGGATGGAAAACTCGTTTTTGACGGAGCCCCTGAAGAATTTGATGATAAGATCTATGCAGAAATCTATAACCATTCAACATAA
- the phnE gene encoding phosphonate ABC transporter, permease protein PhnE — protein sequence MVWFKRSQFLIVLCLTILVIGSMKLTEFDLSKFRDFQNMGDFLSKWFPMNTESMPFLFQESLLTIAIAFLGSLFGLIIALPLSFMAARNTSENRLIYSMTRFLLSFLRSVPEFVFGLILLTTLGLGPFPAVIAIIFHNIGVLGKLISELIESADRGPMEAMSAVGASKWIGNLFAVLPQIWPNVLSQFFYRFEVAIRTSLILGLIGGGGIGQQLFIHFKTFQYQLVSVDVLLIMIMVIMVDYIGSKIREKVI from the coding sequence ATGGTTTGGTTTAAGAGGAGTCAATTTTTAATCGTATTATGCTTGACTATACTCGTGATAGGAAGTATGAAGTTAACAGAGTTTGATCTTTCGAAGTTTAGAGATTTTCAGAATATGGGTGACTTTCTGTCGAAATGGTTTCCGATGAACACTGAGAGTATGCCGTTTCTGTTTCAAGAAAGTTTGTTAACGATTGCGATTGCATTTTTGGGGAGCCTATTCGGTCTGATCATTGCACTTCCGTTAAGCTTTATGGCTGCTCGAAATACGAGTGAAAATCGTCTGATCTATTCGATGACACGCTTTTTGCTTAGCTTTTTACGATCAGTACCTGAATTTGTGTTCGGTCTCATCCTTTTAACAACGCTTGGCCTTGGCCCGTTTCCTGCTGTTATCGCCATAATCTTTCATAACATCGGAGTATTAGGAAAGCTGATATCAGAGCTGATCGAGTCTGCTGATAGAGGTCCGATGGAAGCGATGTCTGCAGTCGGGGCAAGCAAGTGGATCGGTAATCTATTTGCAGTTTTACCACAAATATGGCCGAATGTTCTTTCTCAATTTTTTTACCGATTTGAAGTGGCTATTCGGACTTCACTCATTTTAGGTCTGATCGGTGGCGGAGGAATCGGTCAGCAATTGTTTATTCATTTTAAGACTTTTCAGTATCAACTAGTCTCGGTTGACGTTCTACTCATCATGATCATGGTTATCATGGTGGATTATATCGGCAGCAAAATTCGGGAAAAGGTTATTTAG
- the phnD gene encoding phosphate/phosphite/phosphonate ABC transporter substrate-binding protein, with protein sequence MMKKFSLLLLTMILFLSACGTSNDDKKNSKSSKDEVFTIGVIPAQTEGEMKGALDKLQKVLSEKMDREVKITSYPDYNGVVEAMNYDKIDMAYFGPLTYVVAHEESGAKAIVTQLIKGEPFYYSYLITHKDSKYESFEDMVTDVKNVKFAFGDPSSTSGSLIPSIKLKDEGIYRSESDSDFNNVRFTGSHDATALAVQNKQVDVGAIDSAIYDKLIEEGAIDGDQFKVIWKSEKLFQYPWAVSKSTDEKTMKKLQQTFLDIKDKEILDAFGATGFTKADNKDYESIRKAAIKEGTIQE encoded by the coding sequence ATGATGAAAAAATTTAGTTTATTGTTGTTGACTATGATTCTATTCTTATCAGCTTGCGGAACGAGTAACGACGATAAGAAGAATTCAAAATCAAGTAAAGATGAGGTCTTTACCATTGGGGTAATTCCAGCCCAAACGGAAGGTGAGATGAAAGGCGCACTAGATAAGCTTCAGAAAGTGCTTAGTGAAAAAATGGATCGCGAAGTTAAAATCACATCATATCCGGATTACAACGGTGTAGTTGAAGCGATGAACTATGATAAGATCGACATGGCTTATTTTGGTCCTCTTACATATGTAGTCGCTCATGAAGAGAGTGGAGCGAAAGCGATCGTAACACAACTGATCAAAGGTGAACCGTTCTACTATTCTTATTTGATCACGCATAAAGACAGCAAGTATGAAAGTTTTGAGGACATGGTAACAGATGTGAAGAACGTAAAGTTTGCTTTTGGTGACCCATCTTCCACTTCAGGCTCGTTGATTCCTAGTATCAAACTAAAAGATGAAGGCATCTATAGAAGTGAATCTGATAGTGATTTTAATAATGTTAGGTTTACAGGTTCTCATGATGCGACTGCACTTGCTGTGCAAAACAAACAAGTGGATGTTGGTGCGATCGACAGTGCTATATACGATAAATTGATCGAAGAAGGAGCGATTGATGGAGATCAGTTTAAAGTGATCTGGAAGTCAGAGAAATTGTTCCAATATCCATGGGCTGTATCTAAAAGTACAGATGAGAAAACGATGAAGAAACTTCAGCAGACTTTTTTAGATATTAAAGACAAAGAGATTCTAGATGCTTTTGGAGCAACTGGGTTTACTAAGGCTGATAACAAGGATTACGAAAGTATCCGAAAAGCAGCAATAAAAGAGGGTACCATTCAAGAATAG